In a single window of the Limnochorda sp. L945t genome:
- the dnaX gene encoding DNA polymerase III subunit gamma/tau — protein MHRTLYRKWRPQRFADVIGQEHVVQTLTRALARGRVAHAYLFAGPRGTGKTTVARLLAKGLNCDRGPTPEPCNECPSCVAITEGSSLDVMEIDGASNRGIDEIRELRERIRYAPARARYKVYIIDEVHMLTNEAFNALLKMLEEPPSHVVFIFATTDPQRVLPTILSRCQRFDFRRLSVEELAGHLAAVAKREGVPAEPAALQLIARHADGGARDALSMLEQCMAYRPEGLDVQTVADVLGLVGPEALADLAAAYVEGRASDALAILDRLVSEKGLDSRLVARDLLAYLREVATARMMGGGGERAGSPAFPRVGDLAKAVAVERLVAAMDALLAAEPQMRWAPDPRIALELAVMRLAAPGERPAASPPAAGPVSPPAAVPVARGRAASAPRPKEPLERQAPEEGARKAESHRSSRAAVHRERPALVIDEVQRRWNEVLAALRNQQRPAAARVGALLREGRPVRVDGDEITVGFPPGRAFHRSAVEGDARAREAVEKVLGRLFGRPVTLRTEILDGVAEEEPAGEPPAGESAGAAPVQAAPHVPAGQPTVASGAPAPQSQGASPRPATVPFSAVPPPPPLAPPPPPPPGPPASGAGPPGEAEGDEAPVPKPSGASPGRGRSAASRERRAPGKPHQAAGASEPFDEATLAAVLQILGARIIKEFEEPPGEAAAAAGADEGGEQAAGHGRPHSPGEARQEGA, from the coding sequence GTGCATCGAACTCTTTATCGCAAGTGGCGACCCCAGCGTTTCGCCGACGTCATCGGCCAGGAACACGTGGTCCAGACCCTCACCCGCGCCCTGGCGCGGGGCCGTGTGGCCCACGCGTACCTCTTCGCGGGCCCGCGCGGCACGGGCAAGACGACGGTGGCCCGGCTGCTCGCCAAAGGTCTCAACTGCGACCGGGGGCCCACTCCCGAGCCGTGCAACGAATGCCCGTCGTGTGTCGCGATCACGGAGGGCAGCTCGCTCGACGTGATGGAGATCGACGGCGCCTCCAACCGCGGCATCGACGAGATCCGGGAGCTGCGGGAGCGTATCCGCTACGCGCCGGCGCGGGCTCGCTACAAGGTCTACATCATCGACGAAGTCCACATGCTCACCAACGAGGCGTTCAACGCCCTGCTCAAGATGCTGGAGGAGCCGCCCTCGCACGTCGTCTTCATCTTCGCCACCACCGATCCGCAACGGGTGCTTCCCACCATCCTCTCCCGCTGCCAGCGCTTCGATTTCCGCAGGCTCTCGGTGGAGGAGCTCGCCGGGCACCTGGCGGCGGTCGCCAAAAGGGAGGGGGTCCCGGCCGAGCCGGCGGCCCTCCAGCTCATTGCCCGCCACGCCGACGGCGGAGCCCGGGATGCCCTCTCGATGCTGGAGCAGTGCATGGCCTACCGGCCCGAGGGGCTCGACGTGCAGACGGTGGCCGACGTGCTGGGCCTGGTAGGTCCCGAGGCGCTGGCCGACCTCGCGGCCGCCTACGTCGAGGGCCGGGCCTCCGATGCCCTGGCGATCCTGGATAGGCTGGTCAGCGAGAAGGGACTCGATAGTCGCCTCGTGGCGCGGGACCTGCTTGCTTACCTGCGGGAGGTGGCCACGGCCCGCATGATGGGAGGCGGCGGGGAGCGGGCCGGCTCGCCGGCCTTCCCTCGGGTGGGTGACCTGGCGAAGGCGGTCGCCGTCGAGCGGCTCGTAGCGGCCATGGACGCACTGCTGGCGGCGGAGCCCCAGATGCGCTGGGCGCCCGATCCCCGCATCGCCCTCGAGCTCGCGGTGATGCGCCTGGCCGCGCCGGGCGAACGGCCGGCCGCATCACCGCCCGCGGCCGGGCCCGTTTCGCCGCCGGCAGCGGTGCCGGTAGCCCGGGGCCGCGCCGCTTCCGCGCCGCGGCCCAAAGAGCCCCTGGAGCGGCAGGCGCCTGAAGAAGGCGCCCGCAAGGCCGAATCCCACCGCTCGTCCAGGGCGGCTGTTCATCGAGAGCGTCCCGCCCTGGTCATCGACGAGGTCCAGCGGCGCTGGAACGAGGTGCTGGCGGCGCTACGCAACCAGCAACGGCCGGCTGCGGCTCGGGTGGGGGCGCTGCTCAGGGAAGGCCGGCCCGTGCGGGTCGACGGCGACGAGATCACCGTGGGGTTTCCGCCGGGTCGCGCGTTCCACCGCAGCGCCGTCGAGGGCGACGCCAGGGCGCGGGAGGCCGTGGAGAAGGTTCTGGGGCGGCTGTTCGGCCGCCCCGTCACCCTCCGGACCGAGATTCTCGACGGCGTGGCGGAGGAGGAGCCGGCCGGCGAGCCGCCGGCCGGCGAATCTGCCGGGGCGGCGCCGGTGCAGGCTGCGCCCCATGTCCCGGCAGGTCAGCCCACGGTTGCGAGCGGCGCCCCCGCTCCGCAGTCGCAGGGAGCGAGCCCTCGCCCGGCGACCGTCCCGTTCTCGGCGGTCCCGCCGCCCCCTCCCCTCGCACCCCCTCCGCCCCCTCCGCCCGGCCCGCCGGCCTCCGGCGCCGGACCGCCCGGTGAGGCCGAGGGAGACGAGGCTCCCGTACCGAAGCCTTCCGGGGCGTCCCCGGGAAGGGGTCGCTCCGCCGCCAGCCGGGAGCGGCGGGCGCCGGGCAAGCCGCATCAGGCCGCCGGCGCATCGGAGCCGTTCGACGAGGCTACACTGGCGGCAGTGCTGCAGATCCTGGGCGCCCGTATCATCAAGGAGTTCGAGGAGCCGCCGGGAGAGGCGGCCGCGGCGGCCGGGGCAGACGAGGGCGGCGAGCAGGCGGCCGGGCACGGGAGGCCCCACTCGCCCGGCGAGGCCCGCCAGGAAGGAGCGTGA
- a CDS encoding YbaB/EbfC family nucleoid-associated protein, which produces MPQGFGGPFNVAKAMKQMQKLQQELQKLQEELAERTVEASSGGGAVTAVVDGSGRLRSVRIDPAAADPSDLEMLQDLVVAAVNEALRQSKAMTEQAMARLYADLGLPGVPGLTG; this is translated from the coding sequence ATGCCCCAGGGTTTCGGAGGCCCGTTCAACGTGGCCAAGGCGATGAAGCAGATGCAGAAGCTGCAGCAAGAGCTGCAGAAGCTCCAGGAGGAACTGGCCGAGCGCACGGTCGAAGCCTCCTCAGGGGGAGGCGCCGTGACGGCCGTCGTGGACGGCAGCGGGCGGTTGCGCTCGGTACGCATCGATCCGGCCGCCGCGGACCCTTCTGACCTGGAGATGCTGCAGGACCTGGTGGTGGCGGCGGTCAACGAGGCGCTGCGCCAGTCCAAGGCGATGACGGAGCAGGCCATGGCACGACTGTACGCCGACCTCGGATTGCCCGGCGTGCCGGGACTGACGGGATAG
- the recR gene encoding recombination mediator RecR — MEYARPIARLVDELTRLPGIGPKTAQRLAYFIVRMSSEQAHRLADAIVQARENTRQCSVCFNFTDVDPCRLCQPNSGRDRAVLCVVEEPKDVVAMERTRAFKGLYHVLHGAISPMEGIGPESLRIKELLARLQGGQVREVVLATDPNVEGEATAMYLARLLKPLGVKVTRMAHGMPVGGDLEYLDELTLARALEGRREL, encoded by the coding sequence ATGGAGTACGCACGACCCATCGCCCGGCTCGTGGACGAGCTGACGCGCCTGCCCGGCATCGGCCCGAAGACGGCGCAGCGGCTCGCGTACTTCATCGTGCGGATGAGCAGCGAGCAGGCTCACCGGCTGGCCGACGCCATCGTCCAGGCCCGGGAGAACACCCGCCAGTGTTCCGTCTGCTTCAATTTCACCGACGTCGACCCGTGCCGCTTGTGCCAGCCCAACTCGGGCCGCGACCGGGCCGTCCTCTGCGTGGTGGAGGAGCCCAAGGACGTGGTGGCCATGGAACGCACCCGCGCCTTCAAGGGGCTTTACCATGTCCTGCACGGGGCGATTTCGCCCATGGAAGGCATCGGCCCCGAGTCCCTGCGCATCAAGGAGCTCCTGGCCCGCTTGCAGGGAGGCCAGGTGCGAGAAGTCGTCCTGGCCACCGACCCCAACGTCGAGGGGGAGGCGACCGCCATGTACCTGGCCCGCCTGCTCAAGCCGCTCGGGGTCAAGGTGACCCGTATGGCCCACGGTATGCCGGTCGGAGGGGACCTCGAGTATCTCGACGAGCTGACGCTCGCGCGCGCCCTGGAGGGGCGCCGGGAGCTCTGA
- a CDS encoding YaaL family protein: MAHVENWRPPVPDDLVAMIDKARRDWLAARNEFDAVTDPDLIDHAIYAMHAAERRYVYLMRMAARLRGGRRGEPDGPDPASTESPPQP, encoded by the coding sequence ATGGCACACGTGGAGAACTGGCGCCCGCCCGTGCCCGACGACCTGGTCGCCATGATCGACAAGGCACGCCGGGACTGGCTCGCCGCCCGAAACGAGTTCGACGCGGTGACCGACCCCGACCTCATCGACCATGCCATCTACGCCATGCATGCGGCGGAGCGCCGCTACGTCTACCTCATGCGGATGGCGGCACGCCTGCGGGGAGGTCGCCGCGGCGAGCCGGACGGTCCGGACCCTGCGTCGACCGAGAGCCCGCCTCAGCCGTAG
- a CDS encoding UbiA family prenyltransferase, with amino-acid sequence MHAVTPPSAAPPQPAARLPLPRKPAALAVPLVYAAAILAAGAVPPARQLLWLTLAAAGACAAATAINRVVDADVDRVERRSAGGSTASPRPVDSGRALLVALSGTLLLLVAAGQLNALALWLSPIPVLAFVVVPHTRRWTWAYRAFLGLAQATGPAGGWVAIRAAVEGPTWLLGLAAGLWVSGLDLLHAPPDDAGDREQGTPWLPRHPGPRGAVAVARWAHAAAVLAWVMAGWATGRAGWYFGGVALSALLLAWQHARLTLSLPHVSRPRRAWSPGGSVSLVILAATVLDVHFYG; translated from the coding sequence ATGCACGCCGTTACGCCACCCTCCGCCGCCCCGCCGCAGCCGGCCGCCCGGTTACCCTTGCCGCGCAAGCCTGCAGCGCTCGCCGTTCCCCTCGTCTACGCCGCCGCCATCCTGGCGGCCGGCGCCGTCCCGCCGGCCCGGCAGCTGCTCTGGCTCACCCTGGCCGCTGCCGGTGCCTGCGCCGCTGCCACGGCCATCAACCGGGTCGTGGACGCTGACGTCGACCGGGTCGAGCGGCGCTCAGCGGGCGGGTCCACTGCCTCCCCTCGCCCGGTGGACTCGGGCCGGGCCTTGCTGGTCGCGCTGTCGGGTACGCTCCTGCTCCTCGTTGCGGCGGGCCAGCTCAACGCGCTCGCGTTGTGGCTTTCTCCGATCCCCGTGCTCGCGTTCGTCGTGGTGCCGCATACCCGGCGCTGGACGTGGGCGTACCGCGCCTTCCTGGGGCTGGCGCAGGCGACCGGGCCTGCCGGCGGGTGGGTAGCGATCCGCGCGGCCGTCGAGGGGCCCACGTGGCTGCTGGGCCTGGCGGCCGGTCTCTGGGTCTCGGGCCTCGATCTTCTCCACGCGCCGCCGGACGACGCAGGCGACCGAGAGCAGGGGACTCCGTGGCTGCCCCGGCACCCGGGCCCTCGTGGCGCCGTGGCCGTGGCCCGGTGGGCGCACGCCGCCGCCGTACTTGCGTGGGTGATGGCCGGATGGGCAACGGGCCGGGCCGGCTGGTACTTCGGGGGCGTGGCTCTCAGCGCGCTCCTCCTCGCCTGGCAGCATGCCCGTTTGACCCTGTCCCTGCCCCACGTTTCCCGGCCGCGGCGTGCGTGGAGTCCCGGGGGATCCGTGAGCCTGGTCATCCTCGCCGCGACGGTCCTGGACGTTCACTTCTACGGCTGA
- a CDS encoding aminotransferase class I/II-fold pyridoxal phosphate-dependent enzyme, with the protein MSARTGRALTETAPLVEALAEAAGRAPAVFHTPGHKRGRWIEAAGVLPGGGFPWAWDGGDAVWAPDRGHDLRAVAEVASGLVARLWGARHSWLLWNGATAGVVASILACSGPRGRIGVSRLAHRSVWDAIVLADLDPVVIGGRWLEGWDIPLPPDVRDLRAATDAPLDALVVVSPTYHGICAPLQDLAGFMHPSPLIVDEAHGAHLAFYPDPSPPHGIGAGAHLVVHGAHKTLPALTQAAFLHWTGAAAEPGIDEVTRWLEMVQSTSPQPALLASLDAARLEMQRHGQRRVARAVELARGTRRALQQARGVRVLAPEELPAGFTLDETRLVVDVAGLGLSGWQAASELVGAWGVWPEMAGARHIVFLFTGADDAGSVDRLVGALTALAARSPSGATGRLPALARLPAPGRRVMRPAEAARHRARRLPWPQASGHVSAGVVAPYPPGIPLITPGEEITEEAVAYALDVRHAGGVLRGSPAEGREVWVAA; encoded by the coding sequence TTGAGCGCACGGACAGGCCGGGCATTGACGGAGACGGCACCCCTGGTGGAGGCGCTGGCAGAGGCGGCGGGGCGCGCGCCCGCCGTATTTCATACCCCCGGGCACAAGCGCGGCCGCTGGATCGAAGCGGCCGGCGTCTTGCCCGGCGGCGGGTTCCCGTGGGCCTGGGACGGAGGCGATGCCGTCTGGGCCCCCGACCGCGGTCATGACCTGCGAGCGGTGGCGGAGGTGGCATCCGGCCTGGTAGCCCGGCTCTGGGGCGCCCGGCACTCCTGGTTGTTGTGGAACGGCGCCACGGCAGGAGTTGTCGCCAGCATCCTGGCATGCTCGGGCCCGCGAGGACGGATCGGGGTCTCCAGGCTGGCGCATCGCTCGGTGTGGGACGCCATCGTGCTGGCCGATCTCGACCCTGTGGTGATTGGCGGCCGATGGCTGGAGGGCTGGGATATCCCCCTTCCGCCGGACGTCCGGGATCTTCGTGCGGCGACAGATGCCCCCCTCGACGCCCTGGTGGTGGTCAGCCCGACCTATCACGGGATCTGCGCGCCGCTGCAGGATCTGGCCGGCTTCATGCACCCCTCGCCCCTCATCGTCGACGAGGCCCACGGAGCCCACCTCGCCTTTTACCCGGACCCGTCCCCTCCTCACGGGATCGGCGCGGGCGCCCATCTCGTGGTGCACGGCGCCCACAAGACGCTGCCCGCCCTGACCCAGGCCGCTTTCCTGCACTGGACGGGTGCGGCGGCCGAGCCGGGGATCGATGAGGTGACCCGGTGGCTGGAGATGGTGCAGAGCACGAGCCCTCAGCCGGCCTTGCTCGCCTCGCTGGACGCGGCTCGCCTGGAGATGCAGCGCCACGGGCAACGGCGCGTGGCCCGCGCCGTCGAGCTCGCCAGGGGGACCCGCCGGGCCTTGCAGCAGGCGCGGGGAGTGAGGGTGCTGGCCCCGGAGGAGCTTCCGGCCGGGTTCACCCTCGATGAGACTCGCCTCGTGGTAGACGTGGCAGGGCTGGGACTTTCGGGCTGGCAGGCCGCTTCGGAGCTGGTCGGCGCCTGGGGCGTCTGGCCGGAGATGGCGGGGGCCCGCCACATCGTCTTCCTGTTCACGGGTGCGGACGACGCCGGGAGCGTCGATCGCCTGGTAGGCGCCCTGACGGCCCTGGCGGCCCGGTCACCCTCCGGCGCCACGGGGCGCTTGCCGGCACTGGCGCGCCTTCCTGCACCCGGGCGCCGGGTGATGCGGCCGGCAGAGGCGGCCCGACACCGGGCGCGGCGTCTCCCGTGGCCGCAGGCCTCGGGTCATGTCAGCGCCGGCGTGGTGGCTCCTTATCCTCCGGGGATCCCGCTCATCACCCCCGGAGAGGAGATTACGGAAGAGGCGGTGGCGTACGCCCTGGATGTGCGACATGCCGGAGGTGTACTGCGGGGCAGCCCCGCAGAGGGTCGGGAGGTATGGGTCGCCGCGTGA
- a CDS encoding R3H domain-containing nucleic acid-binding protein, with the protein MLKAAARREVVDNLAQLLEVLPPHIRAELEAMDRLHELIEIVLDLGRQPEARFADSFVYLSDDYVSREDLDYVTKRVGQFGQDNRAGIERTLHRISAIRNRNGTIIGLTCRIGRAVFGTIDIIRDVVEEGRNILLLGRPGVGKTTMLREVARVLADDFSKRVIVVDTSNEIAGDGDVPHPAIGHARRMQVPRVDLQARVMIEAVENHMPEVVVIDEIGTEEEAQAARTIAERGVQLVATAHGNTLDNLVLNPTLSDLVGGIQVVTLSDEEAKRRGTQKSVLERKAPPTFDVVVEIQDRDRLAIHKDVASVVDMMLRGMEPSPEIRVRGPEGAIEVHQGGNPPPEEPPAPEAARFETWKVAGNGNGPGTPGGRFAAPGANGGRGFGISRDPVASASAGGPGWRGPSPSRLWGGSRPVRLYPYAVSTTRLQKALSVCPVPVQITQDLEGADMVLTIKGQYRKMPRRLKEAEHRGLPIHVIRSNTLAQMEQFLEKTFMTDEGASALLEAQRAVEQARQSARPVELMPRTAYIRKLQHELIERYHLRSTSIGEEPNRRVMVLPEEVP; encoded by the coding sequence TTGCTGAAGGCTGCAGCACGGCGCGAGGTCGTTGACAATCTGGCCCAGCTCCTGGAGGTGTTGCCTCCGCACATCCGCGCCGAGCTGGAGGCGATGGACCGGTTGCACGAACTGATCGAGATCGTGCTCGACCTGGGCCGCCAGCCCGAGGCGCGCTTTGCCGACAGCTTCGTCTACCTGAGCGACGACTACGTCTCCCGGGAGGATCTCGATTACGTCACCAAGCGGGTGGGGCAGTTCGGCCAGGACAACCGTGCCGGCATCGAACGCACGCTGCACCGCATCTCGGCGATCCGCAATCGCAACGGCACCATCATCGGGCTGACCTGCCGCATCGGGCGTGCCGTCTTCGGCACCATCGACATCATCCGCGACGTCGTGGAAGAGGGGCGCAACATCCTGCTGCTGGGCCGCCCTGGCGTCGGCAAGACCACGATGCTGCGCGAGGTGGCGCGGGTGCTCGCCGACGACTTCTCCAAGCGGGTCATCGTCGTCGACACCTCCAACGAGATCGCCGGGGATGGGGACGTGCCGCACCCGGCCATCGGGCATGCCCGCCGGATGCAGGTACCGCGGGTCGACCTCCAGGCCAGGGTCATGATCGAGGCCGTCGAGAACCACATGCCCGAGGTCGTGGTCATCGACGAGATCGGCACCGAGGAAGAGGCGCAGGCGGCGCGCACCATCGCCGAGCGGGGCGTCCAGCTGGTGGCCACCGCCCATGGCAACACCCTCGACAACCTGGTGCTCAACCCCACCCTCTCCGACCTGGTGGGCGGCATCCAGGTGGTCACCCTGAGCGACGAGGAGGCGAAGCGGCGGGGCACCCAAAAGAGCGTGCTGGAGCGCAAGGCGCCGCCCACCTTCGACGTGGTGGTCGAGATCCAGGACCGGGACCGCCTGGCCATCCACAAGGACGTGGCCTCGGTCGTGGACATGATGCTGCGGGGGATGGAGCCCAGCCCGGAGATCCGGGTGCGCGGGCCCGAGGGAGCCATCGAGGTGCACCAGGGGGGAAACCCTCCTCCTGAGGAGCCGCCGGCGCCCGAGGCGGCCCGGTTCGAGACCTGGAAAGTTGCAGGCAACGGCAACGGGCCCGGTACGCCAGGGGGCCGGTTCGCCGCTCCCGGAGCCAACGGGGGCAGGGGATTCGGCATCTCCCGCGATCCTGTGGCGTCAGCGAGCGCAGGCGGACCGGGATGGCGCGGGCCGAGCCCTTCCAGGCTTTGGGGAGGCAGCCGTCCGGTGCGGCTGTACCCGTACGCGGTGAGCACCACCCGGCTGCAAAAGGCGTTGTCGGTCTGCCCGGTGCCGGTCCAGATCACGCAGGATCTGGAGGGCGCCGACATGGTGCTCACCATCAAGGGGCAGTACCGCAAGATGCCGCGCCGCCTCAAGGAGGCCGAGCACCGGGGGCTCCCGATCCACGTGATCCGCTCCAACACCCTGGCCCAGATGGAGCAGTTCCTGGAGAAGACGTTCATGACCGACGAAGGAGCAAGCGCCCTGCTGGAAGCGCAACGGGCCGTGGAGCAGGCCCGCCAGTCGGCCCGGCCGGTGGAGCTGATGCCGCGCACCGCCTACATCCGCAAGCTCCAGCACGAACTCATCGAGCGCTACCACCTGCGTTCGACGAGCATCGGGGAGGAGCCCAACCGGCGGGTCATGGTGCTCCCCGAGGAGGTTCCATGA
- the tmk gene encoding dTMP kinase gives MSPAGAPPGALITFEGLDGTGKSTQARRLARWLERQGVPVLHTRQPGGTAAGRRMRAIVLGHERRGVRLAPEAELLLMMADRAQHVSEVVRPALEEGRWVISERFADSSVAYQAWGLGIDAELVERLNRLATGGLVPDLTLWLDLPSGVLPGRRQRPRRDRIEGRDEGFFARVREGYLALAAAHPERIVRLDVTGSSRDRVEALVRTAVMERLGRRLQEVTGRTRPNHGGEEAGALS, from the coding sequence ATGAGCCCCGCGGGGGCGCCGCCGGGGGCGCTCATCACCTTCGAGGGGCTCGACGGTACCGGCAAGTCGACGCAGGCGCGGCGCCTCGCGCGCTGGCTCGAACGCCAGGGTGTACCGGTGCTCCACACCCGGCAGCCCGGGGGTACGGCGGCCGGGCGGCGGATGCGGGCCATCGTGCTGGGTCACGAGCGCCGCGGCGTGCGCCTCGCTCCCGAGGCCGAGCTCCTGTTGATGATGGCGGACAGGGCGCAGCACGTCTCGGAGGTGGTGCGCCCTGCCCTCGAAGAGGGCCGGTGGGTGATCTCCGAGCGGTTCGCCGACTCCTCCGTGGCGTACCAGGCTTGGGGGCTGGGGATCGACGCCGAGCTGGTCGAGCGGCTCAACCGTTTGGCCACGGGAGGCCTGGTGCCGGACCTGACGCTGTGGCTCGACCTGCCTTCCGGGGTCCTTCCGGGGCGGCGGCAACGCCCCCGCAGGGATCGGATCGAGGGGCGCGACGAGGGGTTTTTCGCGCGGGTGCGCGAAGGATACCTGGCTCTGGCCGCCGCCCATCCGGAGCGGATCGTTCGCCTCGACGTGACCGGGTCGAGCCGGGACCGGGTGGAGGCGCTCGTCCGAACCGCGGTCATGGAGCGCCTGGGCCGGCGGCTCCAGGAGGTGACCGGCCGGACCCGGCCGAACCACGGTGGGGAGGAGGCGGGTGCCCTGTCATGA
- a CDS encoding cyclic-di-AMP receptor, whose product MKLLIAVVQDQDAGPLMQRLVDQGFGATKLASTGGFLRQGNTTILIGLEDAQVDAAVECIRRTCRHRRQAAAGAGDVEVGAATIFVLRVDRFERI is encoded by the coding sequence ATGAAGCTCTTGATCGCCGTCGTGCAGGACCAGGATGCCGGGCCCTTGATGCAGCGCTTGGTGGATCAGGGTTTCGGGGCCACCAAGCTGGCGAGCACGGGGGGCTTCCTCCGGCAGGGCAACACCACCATCCTCATCGGCCTCGAGGATGCGCAGGTCGACGCGGCGGTGGAGTGCATCCGCCGGACCTGCCGCCACCGGCGCCAGGCGGCCGCAGGCGCGGGGGACGTCGAGGTAGGAGCGGCCACCATCTTCGTGTTGCGGGTCGACCGGTTCGAGCGGATCTAG